AGTTGATTCTCGTGTCCAGGAAGTCTCAATTCTCAATATGTCTACTTCTCAGCTCTTCGCTTTTATTAAGTGGTTGCTGGGATCATAATGAGTTACCGATTTATGCGTATGTACAGGCAATCGCGCTAGACATTTCTGAAGATAACGAGAACATGCTTGAGCTTACGACACAATTTATTAAACCTGCACCAAAGATCGGTAGTGCTGGTGGATCAGGTGATCAGGCTTTCGTTAATATCGGCACAGAAGGTGATACCGTATTTGAAGCTGTCCGAGATATCACCAATCACCTTGGAAGAAAAGCCCAGTGGAGTCACACTAGGATTATATTAATAAGTGAGAAGTTAGCTGAGTCTCGTAATATTGGAGAAATGCTTGAGTTTTTTTACCGAGATCATGAGCCAAGAATGTTGATTAACGTAGGCGTGACAGAAGGAAACGCGAAAGACTATTTAAAAGCAAAACCGTTTATTGAAAACACAATTAGTCAACAATTGAAAGAAGTGGGTAAAGCCGCTCACCAATACAGCTCCAAAACAATGGAGGTTAACCTTCTATCTCTTGGCAGACAGTTAAATAGTGAATCTCAGACATCGAAGATTCCTTATTACAAAAATGCCAAATCTGGAGAAGCAATCGTTTCGGGTTTGGTCACCGTCAACAAAGGTAAGGTATCAGGACATATCACCCCCCTACAATCAGAAGCACTTCTTATGTTGTTAAATGAGTTCGGTTCAGGAATTGTAGAAATACCTTGTAGTGACAATCCAAATCTTAAAGAAGCTGTGGAAGTGAGTAGCGCAAAGACCGATCTTAAAACAAAATTGGAAAATAACGATGTAAAGGTTCACGTTAATGTTAATCTCGTGGGTAGTACTGGAGAGCTTAAATGTACTTCAGTTATCAAGAGCGAAAGAGTTGCTACCTACAACAAAAAGGTTGAAAAAGTGGTTTTAAAAAATATTAAAAGTACAATTAGTCAATTACAAGAGGACAAAATTGATTTACTGGGGCTTGGCAATGAAATTTATCGGCGTCATCCCAAACAGTGGCCTAAAATGAAAAAACAGTGGCCTGAAATTTTCAGTAATGCGAAATTTGAAGTACATGTGAAAATGAATATTAAAAATACAGGCGCTGATATTGGAAAACCATTTTTCAAGAAATAGAGGGATTTAGAATGACAGATAAGATCATTATGATCGTCCTCGTATACTTATTGCTACTGTTCACAAGAATGTTGGATCATACCAAAAATGACCCAAAGGAATCGAGAATTTATTATGGAATTGTACTTTTTTCAGGTTACTTGAGTTATTTGTTCATCACAGGAACAGACGGTTTCAATATAAACGATTTGTTAGACTGGCCCTTCGAAATGCCAGCCCGAGCTGTACTGAATTTCTTCACCTCTTAAAAATAAGGGTGGTTTCATATGAATAAGGTTGAATCAATCGGAAATTGGCAGATGATTATTTTATTTCAAGCTTTTATTACAGGGTCCTCTATTCTCAATATACAAGGACCTATGATTGGTACTGCCCAAAATGGGGCTTGGATTTCTATTCTCCTGATCAATGCTGTTGCTTTTATCATATTAGGCCTAGTACTTTAT
This Pseudalkalibacillus berkeleyi DNA region includes the following protein-coding sequences:
- a CDS encoding Ger(x)C family spore germination protein; amino-acid sequence: MSRKSQFSICLLLSSSLLLSGCWDHNELPIYAYVQAIALDISEDNENMLELTTQFIKPAPKIGSAGGSGDQAFVNIGTEGDTVFEAVRDITNHLGRKAQWSHTRIILISEKLAESRNIGEMLEFFYRDHEPRMLINVGVTEGNAKDYLKAKPFIENTISQQLKEVGKAAHQYSSKTMEVNLLSLGRQLNSESQTSKIPYYKNAKSGEAIVSGLVTVNKGKVSGHITPLQSEALLMLLNEFGSGIVEIPCSDNPNLKEAVEVSSAKTDLKTKLENNDVKVHVNVNLVGSTGELKCTSVIKSERVATYNKKVEKVVLKNIKSTISQLQEDKIDLLGLGNEIYRRHPKQWPKMKKQWPEIFSNAKFEVHVKMNIKNTGADIGKPFFKK